From one Montipora capricornis isolate CH-2021 chromosome 10, ASM3666992v2, whole genome shotgun sequence genomic stretch:
- the LOC138019581 gene encoding ornithine decarboxylase-like, translating to MKVVLGESGITLDIVKDDLSCVDTIEQTLGAAGREETDDAFYVVELADILLKHKKWVSLLPRVEPFYAMKCNNDPVILKMLTGLGIGFDCASKTEMQTMLGLGVLPSKIVYANPCKQASHIRFAAEHGISLMTFDNEMELHKIKKIYPTARLLLRIRTDDSKSLCQLGIKYGAPLKQCRHLLQVSHDLKLNVIGVSFHVGSGCYDARAFGTAVSAARRVFDLATQMGFKFTILDIGGGFPGTPDAAITFEEVCAILNPLLEEQFPASSGVHIIAEPGRFYSASAFTLAVNIVACRTVKGSQIIEDDKSLEVAGLEDSCELGFMYYVNDGVYGSFNCLVFDHATVHPEVLGVKDKDAVKFPCSVWGPTCDSLDCITKSVMLPKIGVGEWLYFRNMGAYTCSAASTFNGFKKPLKFYTISQSCWPMLSKILKRFGLHVIIPCHEPLNHKAPVFSALPDFLEIMSVAP from the exons ATGAAGGTTGTTCTTGGAGAGAGTGGCATTACTTTGGACATTGTAAAGGATGACTTGTCCTGTGTGGACACTATTGAACAAACACTTGGTGCTGCAGGAAGGGAG GAAACAGATGATGCCTTTTATGTAGTAGAATTGGCTGATATTCTTCTGAAGCACAAAAAGTGGGTTTCCTTGTTACCAAGAGTAGAACCATTTTATG CGATGAAATGCAACAATGATCCAGTTATCCTGAAGATGTTGACAGGACTAGGAATTGGATTTGATTGTGCAAGCAAG actgAGATGCAGACAATGTTAGGTTTGGGTGTACTGCCATCCAAAATTGTGTATGCCAACCCTTGTAAACAGGCATCACATATCAG GTTTGCAGCAGAACATGGAATTTCCCTTATGACATTTGATAACGAGATGGAActtcacaaaattaaaaagatatACCCAACTGCCAG GTTGTTACTTCGCATTCGCACGGATGACTCCAAGTCACTCTGCCAGCTTGGaattaagtatggtgctccttTGAAGCAGTGCCGTCACCTTCTTCAGGTTTCCCATGATCTGAAGTTAAATGTTATTGGTGTAAG CTTTCATGTTGGCAGCGGGTGTTATGATGCAAGGGCATTTGGTACAGCTGTCTCAGCAGCCCGCAGGGTGTTTGATCTTGCA ACTCAAATGGGCTTCAAATTCACCATATTGGACATCGGAGGAGGATTTCCTGGAACTCCGGATGCAGCTATTACATTTGAAGAG GTGTGTGCCATCCTGAACCCATTGCTGGAAGAGCAGTTTCCAGCCAGCTCAGGTGTGCATATCATAGCTGAACCAGGGCGCTTCTATTCGGCTTCTGCCTTTACTCTTGCTGTCAACATAGTTGCCTGCCGCACTGTGAAGGGAAGCCAGATAATAGAGGATGACAAGTCTTTGGAAGTTGCTGGATTGGAAGACTCTTGTGAACTG GGCTTCATGTATTATGTGAACGATGGTGTTTATGGTTCGTTCAACTGCCTGGTGTTTGATCATGCAACAGTGCATCCTGAAGTCCTTGGTGTGAAAGACAAGGATGCTGTCAAATTCCCTTGTAGTGTTTGGGGTCCTACTTGTGATTCCCTTGACTGCATTACCAAGAGTGTTATGTTACCAAAG ATTGGTGTTGGTGAGTGGCTGTATTTTAGAAATATGGGAGCATACACTTGCTCAGCAGCATCCACTTTCAATGGCTTCAAAAAACCACTGAAGTTTTACACTATATCTCAGAGTTGCTG gCCAATGTTAAGCAAGATATTGAAGAGGTTTGGTTTGCACGTCATCATACCCTGCCATGAACCTCTGAATCACAAAGCTCCGGTCTTCAGTGCTCTTCCTGATTTCTTGGAAATTATGTCTGTTGCACCTTAA